In the Constrictibacter sp. MBR-5 genome, one interval contains:
- a CDS encoding alpha/beta fold hydrolase — MATVKANGIDVHYVMEGPANGPVVTMSHSLMTTLEMWDPQVKPLVDRGFRVLRYDTRGHGGSSVAEPPYTLDTLAADAAAMLEALGIHQTHFVGLSMGGMIGQTLALARPDLLKTLTLCDTSSGYPPEAAAMWGDRIKGAEQNGMEQAVAGTIDRWFSPSFAAANDAALAPVREMIRGTAVKGFVGCCHAISKLALTEKISAIRVPTLIIVGEDDPGTPVAMHVTIKERIAGSQMVIIPDARHLSNIEAVEPFNAALLGFLQAHR, encoded by the coding sequence ATGGCGACGGTCAAGGCGAACGGCATCGACGTCCACTACGTCATGGAGGGGCCGGCCAACGGCCCGGTCGTCACGATGAGCCATTCGCTCATGACGACGCTGGAGATGTGGGATCCGCAGGTGAAGCCGCTGGTCGACAGGGGCTTCCGCGTGCTGCGCTACGACACCCGCGGCCACGGCGGCAGCAGCGTCGCCGAGCCGCCCTATACCCTCGACACCCTGGCGGCCGACGCGGCGGCGATGCTCGAGGCGCTCGGCATCCACCAGACGCATTTCGTCGGCCTGTCGATGGGCGGCATGATCGGCCAGACCCTGGCCCTCGCGCGCCCGGACCTGCTGAAGACGCTGACCCTGTGCGACACGTCGAGCGGCTATCCGCCCGAGGCGGCGGCGATGTGGGGCGACCGCATCAAGGGGGCGGAGCAGAACGGCATGGAGCAAGCGGTCGCCGGCACGATCGACCGCTGGTTCTCGCCGTCCTTCGCCGCGGCCAACGATGCCGCCCTGGCGCCGGTGCGCGAGATGATCCGCGGCACGGCCGTGAAGGGCTTCGTCGGCTGCTGCCACGCCATCTCGAAACTGGCGCTGACGGAGAAGATTTCGGCCATCCGCGTGCCGACGCTGATCATTGTCGGCGAGGACGATCCCGGCACGCCGGTGGCGATGCACGTCACCATCAAGGAGCGGATCGCCGGGTCGCAGATGGTGATCATCCCCGACGCGCGGCACCTCTCGAACATCGAGGCGGTCGAACCGTTCAACGCGGCGCTGCTCGGCTTCCTCCAGGCGCACCGTTAG
- the parE gene encoding DNA topoisomerase IV subunit B: MSDLFENAAPAGGYTASDIEVLEGLEPVRRRPGMYIGSTDEAGLHHLVAEILDNAMDEAVAGHANLIELEIGGDMSVTVRDNGRGIPIDEHPKFKGKSALEIILTTLHSGGKFSGKVYETSGGLHGVGISVVNALSESLVVEVARDREVWRQSFRRGAPEGPLAKVGVSQNRRGTMVRFRPDPEIFGENPRFQPARLFRMARSKAYLYRGVKIRWRCDPSLLKPGAETPAEADLHFPGGLADFLAAAVAERETVVAEPFVGEATFPAGAGRVEWAITWALDGEGFSGSYCNTIPTPLGGSHEAGFRAGLLRALKAYGELIGSRRAPQVTGDDLLGGACQMLSVFIREPRFQGQTKEKLDSPETVRLVDTAVKDHFDHWLAAAPERARALLDFAIERAEERQRKRQEKDLDRKSATRKLRLPGKLTDCTRSAAAGTEIFLVEGDSAGGSAKQARERATQAVLPLRGKILNVASASSDKLRQNQELNDLIQALGCGSGSRFDLEKLRYERIVIMTDADVDGAHIASLLMTFFFLETPQLIEKGHLFLAMPPLYRLSSGGTTHYARDDAHKEELLASAFKGRKKVDISRFKGLGEMPSAQLRETTMNPKTRTLLRVAFDASGEALTLEPAAAPSAGRSDAKDLVERLMGRKPEHRLAFIQENARFAEALDV, from the coding sequence ATGTCAGATCTGTTCGAGAACGCCGCCCCCGCCGGGGGCTATACCGCCAGCGACATCGAGGTCCTGGAGGGACTGGAGCCCGTCCGGCGCCGGCCGGGCATGTATATCGGCAGCACCGACGAGGCGGGGCTGCACCACCTCGTCGCCGAGATCCTGGACAATGCGATGGACGAGGCCGTCGCCGGCCACGCCAACCTGATCGAACTCGAGATCGGCGGCGACATGTCGGTGACGGTGCGCGACAACGGCCGCGGCATCCCGATCGACGAGCACCCGAAGTTCAAGGGCAAGTCGGCGCTGGAGATCATCCTCACCACGCTGCACTCGGGCGGCAAGTTCAGCGGCAAGGTCTACGAGACCTCGGGCGGCCTGCACGGCGTCGGCATCTCGGTGGTGAACGCGCTGTCGGAGAGCCTCGTCGTCGAGGTGGCGCGCGACCGCGAGGTCTGGCGCCAGAGCTTCCGCCGCGGCGCGCCCGAAGGGCCGCTCGCCAAGGTCGGCGTGTCGCAGAACCGGCGCGGCACGATGGTCCGCTTCCGCCCCGACCCGGAGATCTTCGGCGAGAATCCGCGCTTCCAGCCGGCGCGCCTGTTCCGCATGGCGCGCTCGAAGGCCTATCTCTATCGCGGCGTGAAGATCCGCTGGCGCTGCGATCCGTCGCTGCTGAAGCCGGGTGCCGAGACGCCGGCCGAGGCCGACCTGCACTTTCCCGGTGGGCTCGCGGACTTCCTGGCTGCGGCGGTCGCGGAACGCGAGACCGTGGTGGCCGAGCCCTTCGTCGGCGAGGCCACCTTCCCCGCCGGCGCCGGCCGCGTCGAATGGGCGATCACCTGGGCGCTCGACGGCGAGGGCTTCTCCGGCTCCTACTGCAACACCATCCCGACGCCGCTCGGCGGCAGCCACGAGGCGGGATTTCGCGCCGGCCTGCTGCGCGCGCTGAAGGCCTATGGCGAGTTGATCGGCAGCCGGCGCGCGCCGCAGGTGACGGGCGACGACCTGCTCGGCGGCGCCTGCCAGATGCTGTCGGTGTTCATCCGCGAGCCGCGCTTCCAGGGCCAGACCAAGGAGAAGCTGGATTCGCCGGAGACGGTGCGCCTGGTCGACACGGCGGTGAAGGATCATTTCGACCACTGGCTGGCCGCCGCCCCCGAGCGGGCCCGCGCCCTCCTCGACTTCGCCATCGAGCGGGCGGAGGAACGGCAGCGCAAGCGCCAGGAGAAGGACCTCGACCGCAAGAGTGCGACGCGCAAGCTGCGCCTGCCGGGCAAGCTGACCGACTGCACGCGCTCGGCGGCGGCCGGCACCGAGATCTTCCTGGTCGAGGGCGACAGCGCCGGCGGATCGGCCAAGCAGGCGCGCGAGCGTGCCACCCAGGCGGTCCTGCCGCTGCGCGGCAAGATCCTGAACGTCGCCAGCGCCTCGTCCGACAAGCTGCGCCAGAACCAGGAGCTGAACGACCTGATCCAGGCGCTCGGCTGCGGCAGCGGCAGCCGTTTCGACCTGGAGAAGCTGCGCTACGAGCGCATCGTCATCATGACCGACGCCGACGTCGACGGCGCGCACATCGCCTCGCTGCTGATGACCTTCTTCTTCCTGGAGACGCCGCAGCTGATCGAGAAGGGCCACCTGTTCCTGGCGATGCCGCCGCTCTACCGGCTCTCCTCCGGCGGCACGACGCACTATGCCCGCGACGACGCCCACAAGGAGGAGCTGCTGGCCAGCGCCTTCAAGGGCAGGAAGAAGGTCGACATCAGCCGCTTCAAGGGCCTGGGCGAGATGCCGTCGGCGCAGCTGCGCGAGACGACGATGAACCCGAAGACCCGCACCCTGCTGCGCGTCGCCTTCGACGCCTCCGGCGAGGCCCTCACCCTGGAGCCGGCCGCCGCACCGTCGGCGGGGCGCTCCGACGCCAAGGACCTGGTCGAACGTCTGATGGGCCGCAAGCCGGAACATCGCCTGGCTTTCATCCAGGAGAACGCGCGGTTCGCGGAGGCGCTGGACGTGTAA
- a CDS encoding NYN domain-containing protein yields the protein MAEHGQSARLAILIDADNTSATYAHAIFEEVAKLGEANVRRIYGDFSSDRLRSWRGVMHPLAILPQQQFNYTVGKNAADIALVIDAMDLMHRSRLDGFCLVSSDSDFTRLAQRLREDGALVYGFGARKTPEAFRNACSRFIYIENLLEPTGDAAVAEAAAAPKTKAKSDKKTKAADAAKAEKRPDKQPDPVAVAPEKEPPSKAVPLIRKAMEQAWDDEEWINLGTVGQRLNHLAPDFDPRTYGCSTLLQVVEQAGKFVVERPPGGGVRIKRR from the coding sequence ATGGCGGAACACGGACAGTCGGCGCGGCTGGCGATCCTGATCGACGCGGACAACACCAGCGCCACCTATGCGCACGCGATCTTCGAGGAGGTGGCGAAGCTCGGCGAAGCGAACGTCAGGCGGATCTACGGCGACTTCTCCAGCGACCGGCTGCGGTCGTGGCGCGGGGTGATGCATCCGCTCGCGATCCTGCCGCAGCAGCAGTTCAACTACACGGTGGGCAAGAACGCCGCGGACATCGCGCTGGTCATCGACGCGATGGACCTGATGCACCGCAGCCGCCTGGACGGCTTCTGCCTGGTCAGTTCGGACAGCGACTTCACCCGCCTCGCCCAGCGCCTGCGCGAGGACGGCGCCCTGGTCTACGGCTTCGGTGCGCGCAAGACGCCCGAGGCGTTCCGCAACGCCTGCTCGCGCTTCATCTATATCGAGAACCTGCTGGAGCCGACCGGAGACGCGGCGGTCGCCGAAGCGGCCGCCGCGCCGAAGACGAAAGCCAAGTCCGACAAGAAGACGAAGGCGGCGGACGCGGCCAAAGCCGAGAAGCGGCCCGACAAGCAGCCCGATCCGGTCGCCGTGGCGCCCGAGAAGGAGCCGCCGTCGAAGGCGGTGCCGCTGATCCGCAAGGCCATGGAGCAGGCCTGGGACGACGAGGAGTGGATCAACCTCGGCACGGTCGGCCAGCGCCTCAACCACCTCGCACCCGACTTCGACCCGCGCACCTACGGCTGTTCGACGCTGCTCCAGGTCGTCGAACAGGCCGGCAAGTTCGTGGTCGAGCGCCCGCCCGGCGGCGGGGTGCGCATCAAACGGCGGTGA
- a CDS encoding flavin-dependent oxidoreductase encodes MKVVVAGGGIGGLTTALSLHTAGIEVTLFEAVPEIRPLGVGINLLPHAVRELTELGLADRLAATAIETKELIYANRHGQEIWREPRGRAAGYRWPQYSIHRGRLQMILYEAACERLGRARIRADRRLAEFGQDGQRVSARFVDRSGRGETVEADLLVAADGIHSAVRAAFHPDEGPPKWNRRILWRAVSEAAPFLSGRSMVMAGHQSQKFVCYPICRETAARSRSLVNWIAELTVPERRFASREDWNRPGDPADFLPQFESWDFGWLRAPDLIRSAAAVWEFPMVDRDPLERWTHGRVTLLGDAAHPMYPIGSNGASQAILDARVLAWHLATVGDPDAALAAYEADRRPATSRIVLANRGNGPEQSMQLVEERAPDGFTDIHDVVSRAELEAIAAGYKRVAGFDVEQLNARASFNVGGHDHI; translated from the coding sequence ATGAAGGTCGTCGTGGCGGGCGGCGGGATCGGCGGGCTGACGACGGCCCTCTCTCTGCACACTGCCGGCATCGAGGTCACGCTGTTCGAGGCGGTGCCGGAGATCCGGCCGCTCGGCGTCGGCATCAACCTGCTGCCGCATGCGGTGCGCGAACTGACGGAACTGGGCCTCGCCGACCGGCTCGCCGCGACGGCGATCGAGACGAAGGAGCTGATCTACGCCAACCGGCACGGCCAGGAGATCTGGCGCGAGCCGCGCGGCCGGGCCGCCGGCTATCGCTGGCCGCAATATTCGATCCACCGCGGCCGGCTGCAGATGATTCTCTACGAGGCGGCGTGCGAGCGGCTCGGGCGGGCGCGCATCCGCGCCGACCGGCGGCTGGCGGAGTTCGGACAGGACGGGCAGCGCGTGTCGGCGCGCTTCGTCGACCGGAGCGGACGGGGCGAGACCGTCGAGGCGGACCTGCTGGTCGCCGCCGACGGCATCCACTCGGCCGTACGCGCCGCCTTCCACCCCGACGAGGGGCCGCCGAAGTGGAACCGCCGCATCCTCTGGCGCGCGGTCAGCGAGGCCGCCCCCTTCCTCTCCGGCCGCTCGATGGTCATGGCCGGCCATCAGAGCCAGAAGTTCGTCTGCTATCCGATCTGCCGCGAGACGGCGGCGCGCAGCCGCTCGCTGGTCAACTGGATCGCCGAACTGACCGTGCCGGAGCGGCGCTTCGCCAGCCGCGAGGACTGGAACCGGCCCGGCGACCCGGCGGACTTCCTGCCGCAGTTCGAGAGCTGGGACTTCGGCTGGCTGCGCGCGCCCGACCTGATCCGCTCGGCGGCGGCGGTGTGGGAGTTCCCGATGGTCGACCGCGACCCGCTGGAGCGCTGGACGCACGGCCGCGTCACCCTGCTGGGCGATGCGGCGCACCCGATGTATCCGATCGGCTCGAACGGCGCCTCCCAGGCGATCCTCGACGCGCGCGTGCTGGCCTGGCACCTGGCGACGGTGGGCGACCCCGATGCCGCACTGGCCGCCTACGAGGCCGACCGGCGGCCGGCGACGTCGCGCATCGTCCTCGCCAACCGCGGCAACGGCCCGGAACAGTCGATGCAGCTGGTCGAAGAGCGCGCGCCGGACGGCTTCACCGACATCCACGACGTGGTGAGCCGGGCGGAACTGGAGGCGATCGCCGCCGGCTACAAGCGGGTCGCCGGCTTCGATGTCGAGCAGCTGAACGCCAGGGCCTCCTTCAACGTCGGAGGCCACGACCACATCTAG
- a CDS encoding Lrp/AsnC family transcriptional regulator: MPRTRFDAIDRRILAALQRDARLTNVQLADEVGLSPSPCLRRVRLLEEAGAIRGYHAALDRQTVGLGLTVFVGVKVERHRDADADALRQAVVAVPEVVSCHLVSGDVDFLLQIVVPDLAGYERLLLDTLLRLPGVADIRSSFAIQTVKADGPLPLDHLPN; encoded by the coding sequence ATGCCACGGACCCGGTTCGACGCCATCGACCGCCGCATCCTGGCGGCGTTGCAGCGCGATGCGCGGCTGACCAACGTACAGCTGGCGGACGAGGTCGGCCTGTCGCCCTCGCCCTGCCTGCGCCGGGTGCGGCTGCTGGAGGAGGCGGGCGCCATCCGCGGCTACCACGCCGCCCTCGACCGCCAGACGGTCGGACTCGGGCTGACCGTGTTCGTCGGCGTGAAGGTCGAGCGGCACCGGGACGCCGATGCCGACGCCCTGCGGCAGGCCGTCGTCGCGGTGCCCGAGGTCGTCTCGTGCCACCTGGTGTCCGGCGACGTCGACTTCCTGCTGCAGATCGTCGTGCCGGACCTCGCCGGCTACGAGCGTCTGCTCCTCGACACGCTGCTGCGGCTGCCGGGGGTCGCCGACATCCGCAGCAGCTTCGCCATACAGACCGTCAAGGCGGACGGGCCCCTGCCCCTCGACCACCTGCCCAACTAG
- a CDS encoding LysE family translocator, with the protein MAGIWMFVGALAVAYLVPGPDMVLLLRTGAAQGRAQALAAAAGLAVARAAHVALAGLGLATLLRTAPTAFEIVRFAGAAYLIWLGVGILRAPSLVPDDRPPSRRHGGAGYVAAFRRGLLTNLLNPKALLFCSVLLPQFVQPGQGVLFQFLLLGLVLVGVGAAFDATLALAGAALGRWLARHRLAQTIQQWTFGTLLIAFGARLSLATAP; encoded by the coding sequence ATGGCCGGGATCTGGATGTTCGTCGGGGCGCTCGCGGTCGCCTATCTCGTGCCGGGGCCCGACATGGTGCTGCTGCTCAGGACCGGCGCGGCGCAGGGCCGGGCCCAGGCGCTCGCCGCCGCCGCCGGGCTGGCCGTGGCGCGGGCGGCGCACGTGGCGCTGGCCGGGCTGGGCCTCGCGACCCTGCTGCGCACGGCGCCTACGGCGTTCGAGATCGTCCGCTTCGCCGGTGCCGCCTACCTGATCTGGCTCGGCGTCGGCATCCTGCGCGCGCCGTCGCTTGTGCCGGACGATCGGCCGCCGTCGCGGCGGCACGGTGGGGCAGGCTACGTCGCCGCGTTCCGCAGAGGCCTGCTGACCAACCTGCTGAACCCGAAGGCCCTGCTGTTCTGCTCCGTCCTGCTGCCGCAGTTCGTCCAGCCGGGGCAGGGCGTGCTGTTTCAGTTCCTGCTGCTGGGCCTCGTGCTCGTCGGCGTCGGTGCCGCCTTCGACGCGACGCTCGCCCTGGCCGGTGCCGCCCTCGGCCGCTGGCTCGCCCGGCACCGGCTGGCGCAGACGATCCAGCAATGGACCTTCGGTACCCTCCTGATCGCCTTCGGCGCCCGCCTGTCCCTGGCGACGGCACCGTAG